Genomic segment of Drosophila ananassae strain 14024-0371.13 chromosome 2L, ASM1763931v2, whole genome shotgun sequence:
CCAAActcaacaacaataaaaacatgGCAACAATTCACCAGCTGAAGGGTTTTTCAAATAacgaaaaaaaggaaaaagccAAAGCAAGGCAGCGGAAAAAGGGAAAAGTCAGGCGAAAAAAAGGATCgagaaaattaaaacaaaacaaacagcaAACGCATCCTTAGCATCAGCATCCACTGTGTacagagagaaaaaatatGGGCAAATCTATACCATATACACATACCATAGCCACTTGGTAAGTCCTGTTGTCCCTATTTTTTCTCCTAGTGTCGTCCTGAATCCCACATCATCCTTTGACTGTTCTGCCCTGCTTTGCCGGCTCTCTGTTCCACGCATGAAGAGATTTCGGTTTAGCTTTTGATTGACGAACTTGGCTCGTTGTTTGTCCCTCATCCTGAATATCCTTTTCCGGCCCACCCCCTCCCCTCTCCTGCCCAGTCCTGCCATGCACTGCCGCTTTTCACTCAAACTCATCAACGTCAGCGACGCATTCAAATCGTTTTGATGGACTGCCTCGATGGTCCTTCCCTCCCCATATCAAGCTCACGCAGTGCATCCTGGCACAAGAACAAAACAGcatcgaaaacaaaaaaaaaaaggatataaaaaaagaaattgagAAATGGGTAAAAAACATGTGGACTGAGTCTGGCacaatatttgtattttacgCAATTTTCACTGACGACTGCCATCATGTCTGAGTTGCCTCCGATTTGTGTGTTGCATGATTTGCAAACCGATTTGCAACATTGTCCGTGTCAGTCAGCGCATTGTTGTTGATCATCATCAGAGCCACCGCCGAGTGGGTTGCGGGTGGTTTTTGGTACTGTGCACTAAGCACCTACCTCACCGCCGTCTGGTTGCCCAGCCATTGTGCGGGCTCTTCCactttttctatatttttttgaaagtaaaaaaatatagatattatatttttataatatattataatataatatattatattatatatattatattatatatatatatataatataatatatttttctatatttttttttttttattttgaaagttTGTGCGACAATTGTTGCGGTTATAGGAAATGGCCCAGAGTCTAATTAAACAAAATGCCTGGCAAGCTCAAATCGTGCGGAAGGATTGGGGCAGGATAACAGTGCAATTAACTCTTCATTAGGGCTTTCACTAATTGAATAAAGTACATTTTTGCGTAAGCAATTTTTTGATATAACTAAGAAAATCAACTCACATTATAATATTATCTAATATAACTGATACGCCCTGTTGGCCGCCCTAGACGCCTAATGAACTCCAGACAATAAGCCGACAAGTACACTCCCTAAACACCTCTAGGGGCTTATCTAAAGTTTGTAATATTACAATCGCTTAAGCATTTCCACTGCAACGCCTTTTCACACTTAATTCGCCACAAAGTATGCTACAAAATATGCTACAGAGCCTGGCCGCTTCCTTTGTAGCAATTAAATTAGCCATCCGAAAGTTGGACATTTTGTGGCAGTTGGATCAGAGTTTAGTGGGGTTGGGGGGAGGGGTCGATGCACAAACTGTTGCCCAAAAGTTTTAAGCTGCATTTGAGGCTTGCTCTTTCACACCCCCACACAGTTCTCCCCCCTAGTCAGCTGGGAAAAGTTTCGAGTGGCGCTTGTCTTGTTTCATCTCCTCAGCTTTCATGGCAAATAATCTGTGACGTCAACTGCGGTTGGCCGGATCCTCCGCAAAagtttttgcatattttgcaTCTGATATTTTGGCCACTTTTGGTGCGAGCTAGTGCCAAACTTGTTGCCAAGGCCGACTTGTTGCATTTGGCAGCCGGGTGCCTGGACATGTGTGTTGGTTGGCCTTGTGGTTTCTCTGTGTTTTGGTAATTGAAAACACATTGGGGTCGTTAGTGTCACTTACATCTAATTATCCCAATGACCCTCCTGGACACATGAGCCACAAGAGATTTGGTTAGTTTGTAAATGTGTTGGCACATATTAAAAAGCAATATTCGTAATGGAAAACTCACAACAAAATGGTTAAGTGACCAAAGCCAATGTTTTGTCAACTGATAggatttgttatttttcccAATCGAATTTAATTAGTTTCACTTGAAGCATAACAAAACATTTCCGATTCCCACAGGCCGCAGTACGTCTTTACCATAAGCACGATAATGGTTTACCAAGTGAAGTTGTCCCAAGTTATCCAATGGATCCTGATAGGAGCTTCGTTGATTCCGTATTCGTTGGCAAAATTTCATGACCATTTCATTTACGGAAAATACGTTAAGGATTTAATGCACTTCGGTGGGTTGCAGACTGCCCTGTTAGCTCCGGGCGTTGGAAAGCTGGTGGTGTTCTCCAATAATTTCTGCGACGACTGTACCTTGTTCGAGGATACCTTACAGGTTTCGGCTCGGAAAATGAAGGCGTGGGATATGTTCCTGCGAGTCTACTTCTTCGACTGCACCCGAGAGCATAATGTGCGGGTCTGCCACGAGTTCGGCATCCGAAAGGAACCATCTTTGGTCTTTTATCCATCCAACTACACGGAGAAGACCCACGGCACTGTGCTTTCTACTCGCAAGCCCATAGATCCCCAAGTGGCCGCCCAAGTGGCGATCAATATGAAGAAGGCCACGAATCACACTCTCAACTTTCAGCCCCTAACGGCGAACGAGGGTCTGAAGGCTCTCTTCGAAAAAGATAAGACTAAGTACGTTTTGCTGGtttttcagaagaacaacacGGAGGTGGGTACCATGACACTCCTTGGACTGTCACACTTGCCCGCGATCGCGGTAAGAATTGTACATGATGAGGCGGTGATGAAAAAGTACGCTCCCGGCTCGAATGTAGCTCTCTTCGATAAACATTTGAAGAAAGTggatttaaaattcaaaaaagaaACCAGTGAAGAAATTGTGGAAAGTGTTGCAAAGCTAATATCGCGAAAAGAACGGAGACGCACAGGCTATAGAAGAACCCATCACTTCCTCCCAAAAATGGCCGATAGTACCGTCGACTATTACCACGAGCAGTTGGAGATTACCACTCACACCCTTAACCACCGGTCCACAATTTTCCGCGCTGACTTGGAACAGGCTCTGATGAGGATACTGCACATGGAGATTCCAAAGATGCAGGCCAAGGGCGGAATGCGTCTAGTGGCCCTGAGGAATTGGGTGAAGCTCCTCTCGGAAGTGAACCCTCTCAACAAGAAAGGCCGGACCGTGCTAAAGCAGTTGCACCAGTGGATGGAGGGCGAGAAGAACCCTTCGGGGGAGCAGTTTCTGGAGACGGTGTACACCTTGGAGAACGCCATAGGACATGTCTTTCAGGGACGGCACTACGTTGGCTGTGTGGCCACGGAACCTTTCCTGCGGGGCTACCCCTGCGCCCTTTGGATCCTCTTTCACTTCCTCACCGTAGAAGCGGCCAGGGAGCCGACTCCCTTTAAGCCCGGCTTTGTGATCCGAACCATCAGGGACTTTGTCCAGTACTTGTACTACGACTGCCCCTACTGTTCGAACGAGTTCATGAAGATTTCCGGGGGCATGGACCACGTGACCACCCACGAGGACGAGATCTTGTGGCTCTGGGCAGCGCACAACAAGATGAACCACAAGCTTGCAGGCGACGGTACTGAGGACCCCAAATTTCCAAAGGTCCAATATCCACCCAAGGAACTTTGCGAGGAGTGCATGGATCAGACTTGGAACAACGCCAGTGTGCTGAGTTTTTTGAGGAGCATTTACGACCAGAAAAGCATGAGCTTCTATGGACTACCCACCATTTTAGGATACGAGTAGTATTTTCTATATGTGTAAATATTAAACaactaataaataaaaaagtatttgTGCTCACACCTTTGGTTCCACCTTCCGTACACCAAACAGCGACACTAACCTCTGTGTgaatttttggtatttttagtatgcatattttagattttagtACCCGCGAATCAAACTTCTCGCCCCTCAAGTCGGACGACAATTAGGCCACAATATTAAGCCTTATGATTGGACGCTAAAGTACGTGCTAATAGTCCATCAAGAACAAATGTCCACAGTAGGCATTTCTGGGGTTCTGAATTTTTTACCTTCTACCGACATCGCAGTTTGTATCATTGAGGATTCGAGGATATTCTTGAACTTTGACGTGTCGCCTCTCACCATAAAGGGAGTTATACTCGAGAGAAATAGCTCAACTGTGAAAATGTTTTCAAAGTTTTGCGACGCTAATGAATTAAACAAGAAGTTCCTGACTCAAAAGGGCATGACTAAAAAGCCTTTTTAATGGCATATCGGATATAATAttctattatattatataaagtCACTCtttgttcaattttttaaacTCGACACATTTGTGTGTATAATTTACGTTTATGGTTGGTATATTTTTGAAAGCCTGAAATTCGGATTAAGGGGTTTAACAGGAACCAATCGCTAAGAACTAATACGTACGGGAAACTTTGAATAACTcgcagttgtttttttggaataacaaaagaaatagacattaaaaaataataataggtGGGGCTCTACTTAATATGAATGCGGATCAAAAGTGTCgcgttttattaatatcaTGGGTGTGTATGATAATAGTCGACCAAATTAACGGTCTTATAGAGGTAACGGGTAAGAAAAAGCATTTGGTTCAATATTATTATCCTAAAAGAGCCAACACACAAACAAAATCGATGCTGTTTGACGAAAATATAGACATTATAAGGAAGGTTTTGGAGCGACCCAAGCTAACATTTCAAGCTGACATTGAAATTGCCATCTATACTCTGGTGCACAGTGAAATACCAAAGATAAAATTCATCAAGGGTAAGTCCTTTGTGACCTTGATGAAGTTCCTGGACGTTCTGGTGAACTTGAGCCCTATGAAAATTGACAGAAATGCTTGGTCCAAAAAGTTAAAGCGCATCATGGACACCTCCATGGGTATGATGTTCGGCGTGATGTTCCGGGACTTGATCTACAGTCAGGAGGTGTCGCTTGGGAAATTGATAAGCGCCGATGACTTTGTGGAATGCCGCAGATCGGCGGCCTATCCCCGGGGCTTCAGCTGTGCCCTTTGGCATTTGTTCCACTACCTGACTGTACAGGCGAGCTTGTCAAAGCCGCATAAATACAAACCGGGCATCGTGTTGAATATTATTGCATCGTTTATCAGGTACTTCTTTCCCAGCTGCCCCGAATGTTCCAGGACTTTCCAGCAAATAGCCGAGGACCGTAAAATCCACGAGGTGCGGGACTACGACGACGAGATCCTGTGGCTGTGGGAAGCCCACAATGAAATCAACAGGCATCTGGCGGGCGGCAAGCTGGAGGATCCGCTTTTCCCGAAAAAGCCATTCCCCACTGAGAAGGGCTGTCCAGACTGCAAGACCAACGGCGTTTGGGACCGGAAAAGAGTGCTGGCCTATTTGAAGGACATCTACTCTACGGAAAAACTGAGTAAATTAAATTTGGTCCCTAAAAATAATGTGACTGAACCCAAAGTGGATCCCAAGAAACCGATGGGGAAGGACGAAACAGATACTGGCAATTCTACAATCACCAAGGAGGTATCGAATGGTAAAAGGAGCAGAGGGAGGCATTCCCATAGAAGGAGCAGAGGGAAACGAAGTGCAGATTGTGCTTTTGGAAACAGCCGACTCTATAGCCCATTGGACAACGTTGAAGTGTTAACCAACGACACTCAAAAAGCGATCCTCGGCGCGCCGGACTTTGCCAAATTGGTgcaatttatgaatattttttgcGAAGATTGTCGCCGATATGCGCCTACCTTCAAGAAGCTCGCCCGTCAAATGGCGAAATGGAAGCCCATTTTGCACATCTATGTGGTGGACTGTGCTCAAGAGGAGAGTCAAGAAATGTGTCGGGATTATGATATGGAAACACCCACAATTCGGTTTTATCCCCCGAATTTTTCGATGGAGCGAGATGGACTCGGTATTAATATGACTCAGACAAAGCCAAATAAATTGATTGAGGAGGTGCGAGGACACTTGGTTAAGCAGAACTACTCCGGCGGTAGGGTGAATTTTAATCCCGTTGGGCCAAATGAGAGCTTGACAGAAATCTTCAAATCCTCGGGAAACAATACCTACGACAATGTTGCCTTGGTTTCTCAAAAGAAGGACTCGTTGGTCGGCAAGCAAACTGCTATTGACCTGCTCCCATTTCCGAACATAGGGGTTCGAATGGTGGAGGTTCCTAAGGTGATGGCGAACTTTAAAGTGGATCCTATAAAAGTTAAAATGGTGGTTTTGGACCAACTAGGAACTCCACAAATAGTTTCCTTGAAAGGCAATAGTGATGACTATGTTAAGCAAATTTCTAATTTCCTCGAATTTGGCGGTCACACACCTTTGCCCACTCTACCCACCACGGTGGCCCCTAGTGAGAATGAAAATTTTGTGAATCAGGCCATTTCAGAACGTATAATTTCGGGTCCTCTGAAGATCTACAGAGCCGACCTGGAACAGGCCATCGATAAACTCCTGCACATCGAACTACCTAAGATGCCGGTCATCGAAGGGGACAAGCTCCATAGCCTGATAAACATAACCAACCTATTGAGCAGCTTTAATCCCTTGAACCAAAATGGCAGAAAACTCTTAGAAAAGCTGAATAGATATCTGAAAGAAGTCACTAAAATCTCAGGCGATGAATTGACCCAGAAAATTAATCTTATCGAGTCGCAAGGTGGGAAGATCTTTAATGCACAACGTTATGTAGGTTGCCTTAAGCCAACCTTAAGTGCTTTCAATTGCTCTCTGTGGACAATTTTCCATCATCTGACGGTGGAGGCTGCCAAAAATCCAAAGAAGTTCCGGCCTGGCTCCGTTCTCTGGACCCTACTCGGATTCGTCAAGCACTTCTTTGGCTGCGCGGAGTGTGCGAGACACTTCGAGGAAATGGCCAAGAGGAGGCACATGGAATCGGTCAAAACCCACTCAGATGAGATCCTCTGGCTCTGGGCAGCCCATAACGAAGTCAATAAACGGCTGGCTGATGATCTATCTGAAGACCCCAGGTTCCCCAAGATTCAGTTTCCCTCAAGCAAAGATTGCCCATCCTGTCGAAATCAGAAGAACGACTTTATAGAGTCAGAGGTCCTGAAGTTTTTAAAAGGTATCTATGACATAAGTCATGTTAGCTCTTATGGATTGCCCTCAACTAATGGctatgtacaaaaaaaaatgtatgtttcaaatgccaataaaaactTAAACGATGTTATAATTGAGCTTAGAGGTAAACCCAAAAAACGTAAAGATAATATATAAAAGATATTTCTATGTCTCTGGCAATATGAGCCATTTCATGATATAAAGTCTTGTAAAGATGTGTCTTTATTTTGATGTTTTGTTATTATAGGCCAACGAGTTATGAAAACTAGATTTGGTTGTTATGATAGAGCATTTGATGAGTTTTCATCTCTGTCTCAGGTCGTTAAAATCGAATCGAATGTAAAGTCCCCATTGAATACCGAATCTCTTAGATCATTTCTGTGTCATTCTCTGGGTATACGTAGCTATACTGTTCACCGCAGGCCACTTTTTTATTATGTGTTTTGAATACATAAATATGCTTTATTTTGAACTTTGAGAACGTAATCTGTGGATGTGGGTGCGCCTTTCAGGCAGGTAACCGAAAAACTTGTTCTGAGCGAAAGAGAGTCTCCGATTTGGGTTAAGCGAGACCGACAAGGCTATAATTACCATATGATCTTCGCCTTGCCACCAGTTTCCATATCCCACTGAACCAGTGTGCATCGTCTGGTGATGATTCGGCTACTGTTCTGCCTGATGATCCTCGCCCCCGGGCTGGGCTATAGAATCAATCAAAACGAGGCCAGCCTCTACAGCAAAGACGACAATGTGGTAATGCTGGACAGCGATTCGCTTCCCCCGACTCTGAGCCAGAAGTCGGAAAGCAAACTGGTGCAATTTCTCAACAGTTTTTGCGGGGACTGTCAGCGCTTTGCGCCAGTTTTCAAGTCCCTGTCTCGAGACCTGTACCAATGGCGGAGAGTGCTACATATTTACGCAGTCGACTGTGCCCAGGAGTGGAACGTGGAAATTTGCAGAGAATTCAACATTCGACAGACGCCCACGCTGCGGTATTTTTCCGCGGTGCTTGCAGGAAAGGATCTCGGCTTGGGTGTGGACATACCCTCTCAAGACCCCAAAGTCATATTCTCAACTTTGGCGGATCTTGTGTCAATGGATAAATACGACTTACCCGGTCAGCCTAATTTTGAATTCGTAATGCCCAGCGACACTTTAGACTCCTTATTTCAACACGATGGTCAGGCTTTCGTAGCCCTCGTCTATCAACCGAAAGATTCCCAGATTGGCAGGGATTCCATTTTATCGCTATTGCCCTATGATCAATTGTCTGTGAGAGTCTTTGAGGACTACCAGTCCCTTTTTAATTTGGGTATACAACCCTCCAATCAGACAGTATTCATGATTGATCGAGAGGGTAAAACTGAGGCTCTTTCAGTAAATGAGAGCTACCAAGCATCCATCGGAAAGTTTCTTCAAAATCGAAATTACAAGCCAGTGCCATCATTACCGGAGACCATCAAATCCGATGCCTCCGATTTTTTGGATCAACAAAAGCAAGCCATTATAGTGCAGGTACTCAATCACCCTCGAAAGATATATCGTGCCGATTTGGAACAGGCCGTCGATAAACTTCTCCACATCGAACTTCCCAAGACTCTTATCTTTCGGGGGGCCAACTTTATGGCCCTGCAAAGCTTCCTTCGGGTACTCAGCCAGTTGAATCctttaaacaaaaatggaaaggtTCTCCTTCTAGGCTTAGACAAGGCGCTTTCTGCTTTCAATCAAACCTCGGGATCTGAGTTTGCAGATACTGTTAATGCACTGGAAAAGCCGCTTCCTAAAGTATTTAAGGGAAAACGGTATGTGGGCTGTGTTTCCTCAAAACCATTCCTGAGGGGGTTCACCTGCTCCCTGTGGAGTCTTTTCCACTTTCTGACAGTGGAGGCGGCTAAGTCACCGAATCAGCTTCCTCCCGGAACAGTCCTATCTGCAATTCACGGATTTGCCAAGTACTTCTTCGGCTGTTCGGACTGCTCCAATCACTTCCAGGAAATGGCCAAGAGGCGGCGAATGGACTTGGTGAGGACCCACGACGAGGAGATCCTCTGGCTATGGGCTGGCCACAACGAGGTCAACAAACGACTATCCGGCGATGCCACCGAGGATCCTAAGTTCCCGAAGATCCAGTTTCCCAGTTCAGAGGACTGTCCCTCTTGTCGGACTAATAACTCAGATTGGCACACAGGAGAGGTTCTTCAATATTTAAAGGACCTTTATAACAAGGAGAATTTAAGCTTCTATGGCTTGCCCACTTCTCAGGGATACAATTGAGTTTTCTCTTGGGCTTGGTAAATATTAAATtgtctttaaaaatagtaataaGGCTTTTACCTTGAAACATACAACCTTATTGTTTAACTTTTTTACCTTTGTTACCTTGgtaaatattaaattgtatttaaaaatagtaataaAAGATTTaccttgaaaaatataaacttaTTGCTTAACTTTTTTACCTTTGTTACCTTTTGAAAtacaataattaaaattgttccactactttttgttttttttattacatttttataatatttttcagtCATATTCTTTTTATGTAAGTAATTCTTTAAATACACgattatatacatattatattatttgattGGTTTAAAAGCCATTTGTAGAAAATTGTAATTTGTATGCCTTGTCCAACTGAAACAAAATCAACTGTGTCTCGCCTATAACTACCCAAGATTACGAAACAATTACATTAGTTTCTAAAGAACTACTAGCCCCTAAGCGATCGTCTGAAATGGGAGCTACGTCATCAGTGGCTTTCCAATCTTTAACAGTATCTCTGGTCCTTATCCTGATCTTTTTCGGCAAAGTCCAGCCCGAACCCACTTTGTATCAGAGGCTGGATAATGTCGAAAGTGTAAATTCGACTCAGTTGGGAAAGGAGTTGGGCAACCCAAACACTGGAAAGTTGGTTCAGTTTTTCAACAGTTTTTTCGGGGAGAGCCAGCGCTATGTACCGTCTTTCATTGAGTTCGCCAGGAGTGTATATAAGTGGCAAAGACTCCTACGGATATTTGCCATCGACTGTGCCCAGGAGCAGAATGTGGAAATCTGCAGGACGTACGATGTGCAAAGGACTCCATCGCTACGCTACTACTCGCCCAAATACCGAAACAGGACGGATGGATTGGGCGATAAAGTTGACAGCAGAAAACCATCGGATATTATCGAAAAGATGAAGAATGAGTTGTCTAAAATTAAGTCAACCCCCACGCTCGGGCCAGTGTTTGAAGAAATAGGCTTTTATGAGACAGTCAAGTCTATTTTTGGAAGCTTTGACTCGGATGGAAAGGTAAGGAGTTCTGTGGAGTACCTAGTACTGGTATTCGTGAAGACGCCGGAGACCAGCCATCAAGGGTGGAAACCTCATTGGTTGTATAGGAGTCCTTCGTACGGTGGGTCCCGTTGGCACCCCGTTGAAAGGCCCAGGCTTTATAAACGACCAATGCCACCACAGACCGATAATAACCCAATGCCTAATGTTTTGCTGGATCTTCTGCCGTATTGGCAGGTGCGAGTGCGTTACTTGCAGTACAACCCTCCTACAACACTCCGAAAATTTCATGTGGGTAATGAAAGTTTGGTAATCATCGATCGCTTCGGAAATCCATTGGCTCTGACTCCAGCCCTTCCAGACAAAGAATCCTATGTAGAGGCTGTAATTAAGTACCTAGATTTCTTCGATCATACGCCACAGCCTACTCTCCCCTCCACAAATGCCACGAAGCCAAACGAGTTTTTGGACGCGGAACAAAAGTCCATCCTTAACAATGTCCTGAAGCTACCCCGTAGGGTATATCTAGTCGATCTGGAACAGGCAATATACACATTGTTGCACATTGTGCTTCCGAAGGTAAAAGACTTCAGGGATAGTGCGCTAAGAGCTCTCAAAGATATTATAACCGCCATTTATACAGTGAATCCCTTGAATGCTAATGGAAATTTAATGATAGCGGAAATATTGGAAAATCTTAATTCTCTAAAATCCTTTAATTCGACATTAAGTGGCGAAGAATTCGGCAATCTAGTACGTAAGGCAAACAAATTTACTAATGAAAATGATCGCAAAGTATTTCGAGGAAAGCAATACGCCGGCTGCATTGGCTCCAGACCTTTTACCCGGGGTTTTACATGCTCTCTGTGGACTTTGTTCCACTATATGACCGTCTGGAACGCAAAGTCACCCTTTCCACAGAAGCCTGGTTTTATGCTTTCCACCATTCTTAGATTTGTGAAGAACTTATTAGGCTGCGAAGAGTGTTCAAAAAATCTCCCTACTACGTTGGATTGTGTGAAGAATATCAAGACCCACGACACCGAAATACTTTGTCTCTGGGAAATGCACAACAAGATGAACCAAATGCTGGCAAACGACCCCACCGAGGATTCTATGTTTCCCAAGATTCAGTTTCCCAGCCAAAGGGACTGTCCTTCCTGTTACAGTTTAGAAAGAAAATGGAACAATGATCATGTAATCAGTTACCTTCAAAGCCTATATGCCAAGGATAAGCTGAGCTTATACGGACTCCCCACTGAGTAGCTAATTCCAGCTGGTTTATGAAAATTTTTGTACCCTTATGAGGTATGTTCTATGTTGActgtaaaaataaattagagaGCGAGGGTACGTTTAAACTTGTTATTTAACCCATTGTAAGtgcaatttatttagttttcaaattaaagCGAGCTCTGCCAATTGTCTTAAAAATTACATATATTGTATATAGTGGGATATCTTGCTCAAATTTCTCGACTTActaatttgaaaataaatcgaatttatttttaaattgaatctATATTTATTGTCTACGCAAGAAGTTTGATTCTGAGCTCAAAACCTCCTTCCTAGAGTCTAAACGTTCTCAAATGTTCAAATTATTTggcgttaaaaaaaaattagtcaCCGTATAGGTCGTCGATGATCGGAGCGggttttttaaacttttttctaAATACCCTCACCCAAAAACTGGTGCTCATCGATGGTAAGGGTAAGACTCTAACAAGGCAATTCTTCCAAAAGTTTCTTTGATGTGAACagcatataaaaataattttcttttaggtTTTGAAAGAAAAGGTGTTGGTTGATTTTATTacgaaattattgaaaataaatgcaatttgATTCAGTTATGTAAAGTTGTAGCCGTGACGAGTACAAGTGGTATAACTACCCCTCCTATTAGGCCTTGTGTCCAGTTGAAAACAGTATACCTTCAACTACTAGGAAATGGATTTTGGAAACAAGTTGCCTATCTTAGCCACTGCTTTACTGATCTGTATTCAGTTTAATTCCAGGGTATCTGCCATGGGCGGATATCTTTACCACATTGAGGATAATATTTACCCTGTGTTTGCTAGAAATTTTGACGATACTCCGGTCATTTCGAGAAAGTCAAGTGTAGTGCTATTCACGCACAGCTTCCGCCCCAACGACTTGGAGTTTGTACTGAAATACACAAATTTAGCCCGACGACTGAACAAATGGAGTCGGATTTTGGTATTCGAATTCATTGATTGTGCCCTGGAGGGCAACATTGCTAAATGCAGTGAAATTAATCACACCCCAGTCCTGCAGTTCTACCCTGTCCGAGACAGCAAAGCTGTCCGAGGTTCGCCCACTCGTCTCGATTCCAAAGGAAATGTAGATAACCTAATATCGCAGGTGGTGAACTTGCTGGAGAAAACCCATTCCGGAGGCATCTTTCAGCCATTTTTTGGACTGTTAAAGTTTGACGACCCAATCTCTGGCTTATTCCTGGGTAGGCCAAAATGGAACCATATGGCTTTACTTCCCCAAACTATTGGCAGCGATATTTGCAGAGAGATAATTCTCGGATTGCTTCCGATTCACGAAGTTGCAGTTCGCATTGTACCAGATAAAAGatggtttaaaaaaaacagagtTGAATTCGGTGATGACTCGATTGTGATCGTAAGTAAAGGGTATTTCAGCGGATTAAAGCCCAAGGCTTTATCAAGTCAGGGTTATATAGATGCGATTACCGAGTTTCTCAATGGCAAATTCTACTATGCAAGGGATTTTGAGCTATCAGAAAAGAACTACGTTGATATCCCTGCTCTCCAGCAGAGTATAATCTTTTCAGAGCTacaaaagccaaaaacccGGGTCTATCGTGCTGACTTGGAGAAGGCAATCGAGAAAATATTAACCCAAGACACTCTGAAGGAGAACTACCTTGAAGGGAAGAAACTTCTAGTACTGAAAAATATTGTTACTCTGTTGCATCACTTCAATCCGCTAAGCGCAACCGGCAATGGGACTCTCATAATAAACAGATTCTATGAGTCGTTAGCGGACCCGAAACAGAACAAAACCCTTGGACCCAAGGTGGGGCGTGAgcagt
This window contains:
- the LOC6500837 gene encoding sulfhydryl oxidase 1; this translates as MDFGNKLPILATALLICIQFNSRVSAMGGYLYHIEDNIYPVFARNFDDTPVISRKSSVVLFTHSFRPNDLEFVLKYTNLARRLNKWSRILVFEFIDCALEGNIAKCSEINHTPVLQFYPVRDSKAVRGSPTRLDSKGNVDNLISQVVNLLEKTHSGGIFQPFFGLLKFDDPISGLFLGRPKWNHMALLPQTIGSDICREIILGLLPIHEVAVRIVPDKRWFKKNRVEFGDDSIVIVSKGYFSGLKPKALSSQGYIDAITEFLNGKFYYARDFELSEKNYVDIPALQQSIIFSELQKPKTRVYRADLEKAIEKILTQDTLKENYLEGKKLLVLKNIVTLLHHFNPLSATGNGTLIINRFYESLADPKQNKTLGPKVGREQFEKLIGNNSFEAKNYVRCASSIPNLRGFTCALWLLFHYLTVEVANNLGKVKPDSVLWAFHGYANYFLDKPEYYLKLKEYEKKNPIRPTRSTNPDVDVAENDARHSILWLWEVHNHFNIFVPLKEKVDPLFPKIKFPSEKDCPQCQQPSRDGVLNYLKKIYRLKNLSEFGMP